In one window of Nicotiana tabacum cultivar K326 chromosome 12, ASM71507v2, whole genome shotgun sequence DNA:
- the LOC142167386 gene encoding uncharacterized protein LOC142167386, which translates to MGNMNVKAFDGSQRSTIREINLNLQMGPTWFDVEFQVLDISATYNLFLGQPWIHAARAVTSTLHQAVKFEWSHQEVIIHEDGSNPIYTNQTVQVIKNKRNLGGEMYHCNEQVIAIEKDRWWSKKIESILL; encoded by the coding sequence ATGGGAAACATGAATGTGAAGGCGTTCGATGGATCTCAGAGATCCACTATCAGGGAAATCAATCTTAATCTACAAATGGgtccaacttggtttgatgttgagttccaagtgctagacatATCTGCTACTTATAATCTATTTTTGGGACAACCATGGATACATGCAGCTAGGGCAGTGACTTCTACTCTGCATCAAgctgtgaagttcgaatggagtcatcaggaggtgatcattcatgaaGATGGAAGCAaccccatctacaccaatcaGACCGTTCAAGTCATCAAAAATAAGAGGAACTTGGGTGGAGAAATGTATCACTGCAATGAACAGGTGATTGCAATTGAAAAGGATCGATGGTGGAGCAagaagatagaaagcatattgttGTAG